From Nocardioides daedukensis, the proteins below share one genomic window:
- the rsmA gene encoding 16S rRNA (adenine(1518)-N(6)/adenine(1519)-N(6))-dimethyltransferase RsmA, with protein MPDANSSAGPRLLGPAEVRSLAAELDIRPTKQKGQNFVIDANTCRRIVRESGIGPEDVVLEIGPGLGSLTLAMLETARQVVAVEIDDKLAAALPTTIQEYAPQQAASFHVIHADALRIDSLPDPQPTALVANLPYNVSVPVLLHMMTLLPTLERGLVMVQSEVADRLAAPPGSKVYGVPSVKAAWFADVRRAGAIGRNVFWPAPNVDSGLVAWTRREPPATSATREQVFAVVDAAFAQRRKTLRATLKNLAGSSQAAEQALAHAGVDPMARGEVLGVEQFARVAEGLFCTPDANETDDA; from the coding sequence ATGCCTGACGCCAACTCCTCCGCCGGGCCGAGACTCCTCGGCCCGGCGGAAGTGCGTTCACTGGCCGCCGAGCTCGACATCAGGCCCACCAAGCAGAAGGGCCAGAACTTCGTCATCGACGCCAACACCTGTCGGCGCATCGTCCGCGAGTCCGGCATCGGCCCCGAAGACGTCGTGCTCGAGATCGGTCCCGGCCTCGGCTCGCTGACCCTCGCTATGCTCGAGACCGCCCGCCAGGTCGTCGCCGTGGAGATCGACGACAAGCTTGCGGCTGCGTTGCCGACGACGATCCAGGAATACGCGCCGCAGCAGGCCGCCTCGTTCCACGTCATACATGCCGACGCCCTGCGGATCGACTCGCTGCCCGACCCGCAGCCCACCGCTTTGGTGGCCAACCTGCCCTACAACGTCTCCGTGCCCGTGCTGCTGCACATGATGACCCTGCTGCCGACTCTCGAGCGCGGCCTGGTGATGGTGCAGTCCGAGGTCGCCGACCGGCTCGCGGCCCCGCCGGGCTCGAAGGTCTATGGCGTGCCCTCGGTCAAGGCCGCCTGGTTCGCCGACGTACGCCGTGCCGGTGCGATCGGGCGCAACGTGTTCTGGCCGGCACCCAACGTCGACTCCGGGCTGGTCGCCTGGACCCGCCGCGAACCGCCGGCCACCAGCGCCACCCGGGAGCAGGTCTTCGCGGTCGTCGACGCTGCCTTCGCGCAGCGCCGCAAGACGCTGCGCGCGACCCTCAAGAACCTGGCCGGTTCCTCCCAGGCCGCTGAGCAGGCACTCGCCCACGCGGGCGTCGACCCGATGGCGCGCGGAGAGGTGCTCGGTGTCGAGCAGTTCGCCCGTGTCGCCGAGGGCCTGTTCTGCACCCCCGACGCCAATGAGACCGACGATGCCTGA
- a CDS encoding MFS transporter, with amino-acid sequence MTPISPDSSASSSATPTATPTNGAPWTPWRTVMAFGVVSLAADMVYEGMRSMAGPFLGTLGASALTVGIITGAGEAIALVLRLVTGPMADRSGRYWSLTFWGYALTAICVPLLAITPFLGVAGLATASTLILLERTGKAVRSPSKSALLAGVAKKVGRGRGFAVHKAMDQIGAFAGPLLMAGVAALTGRLWLAFAVLAIPGVISLLVLGQLKRRTTLGEAVEEVAVQEVASSGVADSGAAGSGVPDVREPRPPLPRAFHAFATSCALGTLGLMTFGVISFHLVEADLVTLAWVPVVYAMAMAIEAVAALLTGVAYDAWHAKVLYVLPVLIAFVPVLAFGGSLWLVLVGVAIWGLATGIQDSTVKALVADLVPARSLGTAYGVFASFQGVAALAGGVLAGGLYSSNLPLLVGIVAGLQVISLALLVLTLRIRRLVR; translated from the coding sequence GTGACCCCGATCTCCCCGGACTCCTCGGCCTCATCGAGCGCCACCCCGACGGCCACCCCGACCAACGGGGCGCCCTGGACTCCGTGGCGCACGGTGATGGCGTTCGGTGTGGTCAGCCTGGCCGCCGACATGGTCTATGAGGGCATGCGCTCGATGGCCGGGCCGTTCCTCGGCACCCTCGGCGCCTCCGCGCTCACCGTCGGCATCATCACCGGCGCCGGTGAGGCGATCGCGTTGGTCCTGCGGCTGGTCACCGGACCGATGGCCGACCGCTCGGGTCGCTATTGGAGCCTCACCTTCTGGGGCTATGCGCTGACCGCGATCTGCGTGCCTCTGTTGGCGATCACTCCGTTCCTCGGGGTTGCCGGCCTGGCCACGGCGAGCACGCTGATCCTGCTCGAGCGCACCGGCAAGGCAGTCCGCTCACCTTCCAAGTCGGCCCTGCTCGCGGGGGTGGCGAAGAAGGTCGGACGAGGCCGCGGATTCGCCGTACACAAGGCAATGGACCAGATCGGCGCCTTCGCCGGGCCACTGCTCATGGCCGGCGTCGCGGCGCTCACCGGCCGGCTGTGGCTCGCCTTCGCGGTGCTCGCGATCCCCGGGGTCATCTCGCTGCTCGTTCTGGGGCAGCTGAAGCGGCGTACGACGTTGGGCGAGGCCGTCGAGGAGGTGGCAGTCCAGGAGGTCGCCAGTTCTGGGGTCGCCGACTCGGGGGCTGCCGGCTCTGGGGTGCCCGACGTGCGCGAACCCCGCCCACCGCTGCCCCGCGCCTTCCACGCCTTCGCCACCTCGTGTGCGCTCGGGACCCTGGGCCTGATGACCTTCGGCGTCATCTCCTTCCACCTGGTCGAGGCCGACCTGGTCACGTTGGCCTGGGTGCCGGTCGTCTATGCGATGGCGATGGCCATCGAGGCCGTGGCCGCGCTGCTCACCGGCGTCGCCTACGACGCGTGGCACGCCAAGGTCCTCTATGTCCTTCCGGTGCTGATCGCCTTCGTGCCCGTGCTGGCCTTCGGTGGATCGCTGTGGCTGGTCCTGGTCGGTGTCGCGATCTGGGGCCTGGCCACCGGCATCCAGGACTCCACGGTCAAGGCGCTGGTGGCCGACCTGGTCCCGGCACGTTCGCTGGGCACGGCCTACGGCGTCTTCGCCAGTTTCCAGGGCGTCGCGGCGCTGGCAGGTGGCGTGCTCGCGGGTGGTCTGTATTCCTCGAACCTGCCGCTGTTGGTCGGCATCGTTGCCGGCCTCCAGGTGATCTCCTTGGCGCTGCTGGTGCTCACGCTGCGGATCCGTAGGCTGGTCCGGTGA
- the rsmI gene encoding 16S rRNA (cytidine(1402)-2'-O)-methyltransferase, whose amino-acid sequence MTSSAPGVLVLAATPIGQVDDAPPRLVAELSTADVIAAEDTRRLKRLTTDLGVTLSGRVVSYFEGNEGARTPVLLEALLAGERVLLVTDAGMPSVSDPGYRLVAAAVEHDVRVTAVPGPSAVLTALAVSGLPVDRFCFEGFLPRKAGERSRRLAALAAEQRTMVFFEAPHRTALALGAMADAFGDDRPGAVCRELTKTHEEVRRGGLRELAAWAGEGVRGEVTIVVQGADDGPSVPNDPNAWRELVAGLEASGASRKDAILEIAKRAGVPKREVYDAVHKP is encoded by the coding sequence GTGACCTCTTCAGCGCCCGGCGTGCTCGTCCTCGCCGCCACCCCGATCGGCCAGGTCGACGACGCGCCGCCGCGGCTGGTGGCCGAGTTGTCCACCGCCGACGTGATCGCCGCCGAGGACACCCGCCGGCTCAAGCGACTCACCACGGACCTCGGCGTGACCCTGTCCGGGAGGGTGGTCTCCTACTTCGAGGGCAACGAGGGCGCGCGTACGCCGGTGCTGCTCGAGGCCCTGCTCGCCGGGGAGCGCGTCCTGCTGGTCACCGACGCCGGGATGCCTTCGGTCTCCGATCCTGGCTATCGCCTGGTCGCGGCGGCCGTGGAGCACGACGTACGAGTCACCGCCGTGCCCGGGCCCAGCGCCGTGCTCACCGCGTTGGCGGTCTCCGGTCTGCCGGTGGACCGGTTCTGCTTCGAGGGCTTCCTGCCGCGCAAGGCGGGGGAACGGTCGCGACGACTCGCCGCACTCGCTGCCGAGCAGCGCACGATGGTCTTCTTCGAGGCCCCGCACCGGACCGCGCTCGCGCTCGGTGCGATGGCCGACGCGTTCGGTGATGACCGTCCCGGCGCGGTGTGCCGGGAGCTGACCAAGACCCATGAGGAAGTACGCCGCGGTGGCCTCCGCGAGCTCGCGGCCTGGGCCGGCGAGGGCGTTCGCGGCGAGGTGACGATCGTGGTCCAGGGCGCCGACGACGGCCCCTCGGTCCCCAACGACCCGAACGCATGGCGTGAGCTGGTGGCCGGTCTCGAGGCGAGCGGCGCCAGTCGCAAGGACGCGATCCTCGAGATCGCCAAGCGTGCCGGTGTGCCCAAGCGCGAGGTCTACGACGCCGTGCACAAGCCCTGA
- a CDS encoding MarR family winged helix-turn-helix transcriptional regulator: protein MRDEVDDLVDAWARERADLDLSPVEVFSRISRLSKLLDLARRQAFTTHKIEPWEFDVLAALRRAGEPYELSPGRLIRETLVTSGTMTNRVDRLTSRGFVERLPDPNDRRGVLVHLTPQGKDSVDSAFEELLDSERELLAGLPPEDRTQLATLLRALMAPLS from the coding sequence ATGCGGGATGAAGTGGACGACCTCGTCGATGCGTGGGCGCGCGAGCGCGCCGACCTGGACCTGTCCCCCGTCGAGGTGTTCAGCCGGATCAGCCGACTCTCCAAGCTGCTCGACCTGGCCCGGCGCCAGGCCTTCACCACCCACAAGATCGAGCCGTGGGAGTTCGACGTGCTGGCCGCGCTGCGACGTGCCGGTGAGCCCTACGAGCTCTCCCCCGGGCGACTGATCCGCGAAACCCTGGTCACCAGCGGAACGATGACCAACCGGGTCGACCGGCTCACCTCGCGCGGGTTCGTCGAGCGGCTCCCCGACCCCAACGACCGACGTGGGGTGCTGGTCCACCTCACGCCCCAAGGCAAGGACTCCGTGGACAGCGCGTTCGAGGAGCTGCTGGACAGCGAACGCGAACTCCTCGCAGGACTACCGCCCGAGGACCGCACCCAGCTCGCCACCCTGCTGCGGGCCCTGATGGCCCCGCTCTCCTGA
- a CDS encoding ABC-F family ATP-binding cassette domain-containing protein, with amino-acid sequence MANLVNLEKVSKSYGVRPLLSEVSLGISRGERIGIVGRNGDGKTTLLEVMSGLEEPDEGRVSKSRGLQIGYLHQGDELVDTHTVREAVLGGKSDHEWAADSTTREVIEVLLAGVSLDRAVLGLSGGERRRCALAQLLLDEHDLVILDEPTNHLDVEAVAWLATHLISLPSALVVVTHDRWFLDAICHYTWEVHDGVVDSYEGGYAAFVLAKAERQRQASASESRRQNLVRKELAWLRRGAPARTSKPKFRIDAANQLIEDVPPPRDRLELQKFATQRLGKDVLDVEDVDLVRGERKLLSHATWRIGPGDRVGIVGVNGAGKTSVLSLLAGTLAPSAGKVKHGRTIAMQHLTQALDDLDPAERVLPSVESIRRVTKTADGEITATSMLERFGFTGDRLTARIGDLSGGERRRFQLLRLLLLEPNVLLLDEPTNDLDIDTLNVLEDFLDSWPGTLIVVSHDRYFLERVTDSVWALLGDGKISMLPRGVDEYLERREAALAAPTSSDSAPASGSASADAAAPAGTPKVKAGSAEERAAKKVIERIDRRLAKVAELEAKLNAQIAEHAADYGKLAELSAELDVLRAEKEELEMEWLEAAEALE; translated from the coding sequence ATGGCCAACCTGGTCAACCTCGAGAAGGTCTCCAAGTCGTACGGCGTACGCCCGCTGCTCTCGGAGGTCTCGCTGGGGATCTCGCGCGGCGAGCGGATCGGCATCGTCGGTCGCAACGGCGACGGCAAGACCACGCTGCTCGAGGTGATGAGCGGACTGGAGGAGCCGGACGAGGGCCGGGTCTCGAAGTCCCGCGGGCTGCAGATCGGCTACCTCCACCAGGGAGATGAGCTGGTCGACACCCACACCGTGCGCGAGGCGGTGCTGGGCGGCAAGAGCGACCACGAGTGGGCCGCAGACTCGACGACCCGCGAGGTGATCGAGGTCCTGTTGGCCGGGGTCTCCCTGGACCGCGCCGTGCTGGGACTCTCCGGTGGCGAGCGCCGTCGCTGTGCCCTGGCCCAGCTGCTGCTCGACGAGCACGACCTGGTCATCCTCGACGAGCCGACCAACCACCTCGACGTCGAGGCGGTGGCCTGGCTGGCCACCCACCTGATCTCGCTCCCGTCCGCGCTGGTCGTGGTCACCCACGACCGGTGGTTCCTGGATGCGATCTGCCACTACACCTGGGAGGTGCACGACGGCGTCGTGGACTCCTACGAGGGTGGCTACGCGGCCTTCGTGCTGGCCAAGGCGGAGCGGCAGCGCCAGGCGTCCGCCTCGGAGTCCCGGCGACAGAACCTGGTCCGCAAGGAGCTTGCCTGGCTGCGCCGTGGTGCTCCGGCACGGACCTCGAAGCCGAAGTTCCGGATCGACGCGGCCAACCAGCTGATCGAGGACGTACCGCCGCCGCGCGACCGCCTGGAGCTGCAGAAGTTCGCCACCCAGCGGCTCGGCAAGGACGTCCTCGACGTAGAAGACGTCGACCTGGTGCGCGGCGAGCGCAAGCTGCTCTCGCACGCGACCTGGCGGATCGGTCCCGGCGACCGGGTCGGGATCGTGGGGGTGAACGGCGCCGGCAAGACCTCGGTGCTCTCCCTGCTGGCCGGCACCCTGGCTCCCTCGGCCGGGAAGGTGAAGCACGGTCGCACGATCGCCATGCAGCACCTGACCCAGGCACTCGACGACCTCGACCCGGCCGAGCGCGTGCTGCCCTCGGTGGAGTCGATCCGGCGGGTTACCAAGACCGCCGACGGCGAGATCACCGCGACCTCGATGCTGGAGCGGTTCGGCTTCACCGGCGACCGGCTGACCGCACGGATCGGGGACCTCTCCGGTGGCGAGCGTCGGCGGTTCCAGCTGCTGCGGCTGTTGCTGCTCGAGCCCAACGTGCTGCTGCTCGATGAGCCCACCAACGACCTGGACATCGACACCCTCAACGTCCTCGAGGACTTCCTCGACAGCTGGCCCGGAACGTTGATCGTGGTCTCCCACGACCGTTACTTCCTCGAGCGGGTCACCGATTCGGTCTGGGCGCTGCTCGGCGACGGCAAGATCTCGATGCTGCCGCGCGGGGTGGACGAATATCTCGAGCGCCGTGAGGCGGCCCTCGCCGCGCCCACCTCGTCGGACTCAGCACCGGCCTCCGGGAGTGCCTCCGCCGACGCCGCGGCGCCTGCCGGGACGCCGAAGGTGAAGGCGGGCAGCGCGGAGGAGCGGGCCGCGAAGAAGGTGATCGAGCGGATCGACCGGCGGCTGGCCAAGGTCGCCGAGCTCGAGGCCAAGCTGAACGCGCAGATCGCCGAGCACGCCGCGGACTACGGCAAGCTCGCCGAGCTGTCGGCGGAGCTCGACGTGCTGCGTGCGGAGAAGGAAGAGCTCGAGATGGAGTGGCTCGAGGCTGCCGAAGCCCTCGAGTGA
- a CDS encoding 4-(cytidine 5'-diphospho)-2-C-methyl-D-erythritol kinase codes for MPEPTLRAVSARAAAKINLHLGVGAPGPDGFHPLATVYQAISLFSTITVTPADDWSVTCQAAPGIAVDQVPLDETNLALRAAKLLAERAGVTHPVNIHIAKGIPVAGGLAGGSADAAAALVACDALWGLDRPDLAELAAELGSDVPFCLVGGTARGLGRGEIVSPLPDPGRYDWVLLTFGEGLSTPEVYGEHDAIYDGLARPEPDLPDALIDALAAGSVTDLAAALSNDLQEASLSLRPALASPLRAGIDAGALAALVSGSGPTCLFLARDADHAASLAAELTSYGEVLTAHGPVAGAMVVES; via the coding sequence ATGCCTGAGCCCACACTGCGAGCGGTGTCCGCGCGCGCCGCCGCCAAGATCAACCTGCACCTCGGCGTCGGCGCACCTGGCCCCGACGGGTTCCACCCGCTGGCCACCGTCTACCAGGCGATCTCGCTGTTCTCGACGATCACCGTGACCCCGGCGGACGACTGGTCGGTGACCTGTCAGGCCGCGCCCGGCATCGCGGTGGACCAGGTGCCCCTCGACGAGACCAACCTGGCCCTGCGCGCCGCCAAGCTCTTGGCCGAGCGCGCCGGCGTGACGCACCCGGTGAACATCCACATCGCCAAGGGGATTCCGGTGGCCGGTGGACTGGCCGGCGGCTCCGCCGACGCCGCGGCCGCCCTGGTGGCCTGCGACGCACTGTGGGGACTGGACCGCCCGGACTTGGCAGAGCTGGCCGCCGAGCTCGGCTCCGACGTCCCGTTCTGCCTCGTCGGTGGCACCGCCAGAGGCCTGGGCAGGGGAGAGATCGTCAGCCCGCTCCCGGATCCCGGGCGATATGACTGGGTGCTGCTCACCTTCGGTGAGGGACTCTCCACGCCGGAGGTCTATGGCGAGCACGACGCGATCTACGACGGCCTGGCGCGCCCCGAGCCTGACCTGCCCGACGCACTCATCGACGCGCTTGCCGCGGGCTCGGTGACCGACCTCGCGGCCGCCCTCTCCAACGACCTCCAGGAGGCCTCGCTCTCGCTGCGCCCGGCCCTGGCGAGCCCGCTGCGGGCAGGCATCGATGCGGGTGCGTTGGCCGCACTGGTCTCCGGCTCGGGACCGACGTGCCTGTTCCTGGCCCGCGACGCGGACCATGCAGCGAGTCTGGCGGCCGAGCTGACGTCGTACGGCGAAGTCCTCACTGCCCACGGACCCGTCGCCGGCGCAATGGTGGTGGAGTCCTGA
- a CDS encoding transglycosylase family protein — MRNRIALLGKSKGVLVALVAAVALALVGTTYGYAQLGKEVTLSLDGEAKTIKSSGDTVGEVLSEEDIKIGEHDVVAPGLDEKVDDGTRISVKFGRQLTLNVDGKAKTYWVTADTVEQALADLGLGYRGADLSASRGAEIDRGGLDLEVTTPKSVIVKVAGQKAIRKAVPGTTVAEILERLELFVDSNDLVSPSRSSEVRDGTKIKVTKVKFKNKRDSSEAIAHGTVKKNDSSLYEGQTKVEKPGVDGVRDVTYKYEYRNGKVYKTTVVRSEVVKKPVSEVILVGTKEKAAPKKVAPNFSTGSTVWDQLAKCESGGNWSINTGNGYYGGLQFNAQTWHAYGGSGLPHENSREEQIRVATKLRDANGGYGAWPHCSQKLGLPQ, encoded by the coding sequence GTGCGCAACCGAATCGCACTCCTCGGCAAGAGCAAGGGCGTGCTCGTGGCCCTCGTCGCTGCCGTAGCCCTCGCGCTGGTCGGAACCACCTACGGTTATGCCCAGCTCGGCAAGGAAGTCACCCTCTCGCTCGACGGCGAGGCCAAGACCATCAAGTCCTCCGGGGACACGGTGGGCGAGGTCCTGTCCGAAGAGGACATCAAGATCGGTGAGCACGACGTCGTCGCGCCCGGTCTGGACGAGAAGGTGGACGACGGCACCCGGATCTCGGTCAAGTTCGGCCGACAGCTCACCCTCAACGTCGACGGCAAGGCGAAGACCTACTGGGTCACCGCCGACACCGTCGAGCAGGCCCTCGCCGATCTCGGCCTGGGCTATCGCGGCGCGGACCTCTCCGCCAGCCGCGGCGCCGAGATCGACCGCGGCGGACTCGACCTCGAGGTGACCACGCCCAAGAGCGTCATCGTCAAGGTCGCCGGCCAGAAGGCCATCCGCAAGGCCGTCCCCGGCACCACCGTCGCCGAGATCCTCGAGCGCCTCGAGCTCTTCGTCGACAGCAATGACCTGGTCTCCCCGAGCCGCTCCAGCGAGGTCCGGGACGGGACGAAGATCAAGGTCACCAAGGTCAAGTTCAAGAACAAGCGCGACTCGAGCGAGGCCATCGCTCACGGCACCGTGAAGAAGAACGACAGCTCGCTCTACGAGGGCCAGACCAAGGTCGAGAAGCCTGGTGTCGACGGTGTCCGCGACGTGACCTACAAGTACGAGTACCGCAACGGCAAGGTCTACAAGACCACCGTGGTTCGCTCCGAGGTCGTCAAGAAGCCGGTCAGCGAGGTCATCCTGGTCGGCACCAAGGAGAAGGCCGCGCCCAAGAAGGTTGCGCCCAACTTCTCCACCGGCAGCACCGTCTGGGACCAGCTCGCCAAGTGCGAGTCCGGCGGCAACTGGTCGATCAACACCGGCAACGGCTACTACGGCGGCCTCCAGTTCAACGCCCAGACCTGGCACGCCTACGGCGGCTCGGGCCTCCCGCACGAGAACAGCCGCGAGGAGCAGATCCGCGTGGCCACCAAGCTCCGTGACGCCAACGGCGGCTACGGCGCCTGGCCCCACTGCTCGCAGAAGCTCGGCCTGCCCCAGTGA
- a CDS encoding methyltransferase domain-containing protein: MTWDPTHYLTYADERGRPFFDLLARVGADRPNTVTDLGCGPGNLTLTLAERWPGARIVGLDSSPEMIEAAPSGRGVDFEVRDLRSWIAHADPVDVVVSNATLQWVDGHLDLLPQLAAKAGQWLAFQVPGNFDEPSHTIRTELASRPEYAVHLNDVAVPSSHDPADYHRALAPLGFEVDAWETTYLHVLHGPDAVFDWVSSTGARPTIQALPAGLREEFVDEFRARLREAYPEGEAGVLLPFRRIFVVARRVES, encoded by the coding sequence ATGACGTGGGACCCGACGCACTACCTCACCTATGCCGACGAGCGCGGCCGTCCGTTCTTCGACCTGCTGGCGCGGGTCGGCGCCGACCGGCCGAACACCGTGACCGACCTGGGCTGCGGACCCGGCAACCTGACCCTCACCCTCGCCGAGCGCTGGCCCGGCGCGCGGATCGTGGGCCTCGACTCCAGCCCCGAGATGATCGAGGCAGCGCCGAGCGGACGCGGAGTCGACTTCGAGGTCCGTGACCTGCGCAGCTGGATCGCCCACGCCGACCCGGTGGACGTCGTCGTCTCCAACGCGACCCTGCAGTGGGTCGACGGTCACCTCGACCTCCTTCCGCAGCTGGCCGCGAAGGCCGGCCAGTGGCTCGCCTTCCAGGTCCCCGGCAACTTCGATGAGCCGAGCCACACGATCCGTACCGAGCTCGCGAGCCGGCCGGAGTACGCCGTACACCTCAATGATGTTGCCGTGCCCAGCTCGCACGACCCGGCCGACTACCACCGCGCGCTGGCGCCGCTCGGCTTCGAGGTGGACGCCTGGGAGACGACGTACCTCCACGTCCTGCACGGACCCGACGCGGTCTTCGACTGGGTCAGCTCGACCGGCGCCCGTCCCACCATCCAGGCCCTACCGGCCGGGCTGCGCGAGGAGTTCGTCGACGAGTTCAGGGCGCGTCTGCGGGAGGCCTATCCGGAGGGGGAGGCCGGCGTGCTGCTGCCGTTCCGCCGGATCTTCGTCGTCGCCCGACGGGTGGAGTCCTGA
- a CDS encoding TatD family hydrolase, which yields MTEQPIRQRAATEEKSGSRRDTTRPPVPEPLPHPVADNHCHLDIGDGDGAFSTSDAIRAAAEVNVTRIVQVGCDLPGARWAVQAAQEYDVLLAAIALHPNEAPRLAAAGTLDAAIAEIEELAGHERVRAIGETGLDYFRTGPDGIAAQHDSFRRHIDLAKRLDKTLMIHDRDAHDDVIRILDEEGTPQRWVMHCFSGDADFARQCLDRGAHLSFAGTVTFKNADPLREALALAPADRILVETDAPFLTPTPWRGRPNASYLIPHTVRTMAQVRGADLGELCAAIDANTTAVYGSW from the coding sequence GTGACCGAGCAGCCGATCCGCCAGCGCGCCGCGACCGAGGAGAAGAGCGGCAGTCGCCGCGACACCACCCGCCCGCCGGTGCCCGAGCCACTGCCGCACCCGGTGGCCGACAACCACTGCCACCTCGACATCGGCGACGGGGACGGCGCGTTCTCCACCAGTGACGCGATCCGCGCCGCGGCGGAAGTGAACGTCACCCGCATCGTCCAGGTCGGGTGCGACCTCCCCGGTGCGCGGTGGGCGGTGCAGGCCGCGCAGGAGTACGACGTACTGCTTGCGGCGATCGCGCTGCACCCCAACGAGGCGCCACGGTTGGCGGCGGCCGGGACCCTCGATGCCGCGATCGCCGAGATCGAGGAGCTGGCCGGCCACGAGCGGGTGCGCGCGATCGGCGAGACCGGGCTGGACTACTTCCGCACCGGACCCGACGGGATCGCCGCACAGCACGACTCGTTCCGGCGCCACATCGACCTCGCCAAGCGCCTCGACAAGACGCTGATGATCCACGACCGCGACGCACACGACGACGTGATCCGCATCCTCGACGAGGAGGGCACTCCGCAGCGGTGGGTGATGCACTGCTTCTCCGGCGACGCCGACTTCGCCCGACAGTGCCTGGACCGCGGTGCACACCTCTCATTCGCGGGGACGGTCACGTTCAAGAACGCGGATCCGCTGCGCGAGGCCCTGGCACTCGCCCCGGCCGACCGGATCCTGGTCGAGACCGACGCGCCGTTCCTGACCCCCACGCCGTGGCGCGGGCGGCCCAATGCGTCCTACCTGATCCCGCACACCGTGCGCACGATGGCCCAGGTGCGCGGCGCCGACCTCGGCGAGTTGTGTGCCGCCATCGACGCCAACACCACCGCGGTCTACGGCTCGTGGTGA